In a single window of the Corvus cornix cornix isolate S_Up_H32 chromosome 22, ASM73873v5, whole genome shotgun sequence genome:
- the ZMIZ2 gene encoding zinc finger MIZ domain-containing protein 2 isoform X2 has protein sequence MSSMNPMKPSLPPAPHGDGSFAYEAVPWQPSTNQPPGSLSVVTTVWGVSNPSQSQVFGSPMGPGGSSSSTPLLPGMAGTSSGMSSPPFLPQQPFAEGAPGKGYVQPSVYGRNAYPTGPGFAASYNGGPSGPGGMGLPSHASRATADFTQAAAAAAVAAAAATATATATATVAALQEKQSQELSQYSAMGTGQSFSSQFLPHAGPRGPNSMSPAGMAGVVAPSGVSPVSMSPVRAPGTGPLYGGQRVPQHSYPGPPPPSQQLPRQSLKRAYSNEGYPAQQYLQGGQYAAAGAQYAPSAPQSSGPSPSYPGHRLQQSMGQYLSASGSAGPYYKPADQFNGQSASFSTYSQAAINGDVKSPFLADMKPGVAPLHPSPSGPAPGEELRLTFPVRDGVVLEPFRLQHNLAVSNHVFQLRDSVYKTLMMRPDLELQFKCYHHEDRQMNTNWPASVQVSVNATPLTIERGDNKTSHKPLYLKHVCQPGRNTIQITVTACCCSHLFVLQLVHRPSVRSVLQGLIKKRLLPAEHCITKIKRNFSSGTIPGTPGPNGEDGVEQTAIKVSLKCPITFRRIQLPARGHDCRHIQCFDLESYLQLNCERGTWRCPVCNKTALLEGLEVDQYMLGILIYIQNSEHEEITIDPTCSWKPVPIKPDVHIKEEPEGPALKRCRTLSPAHMVLPNIMEMIAALGPGSVPFPALSQPPAGAATDYSTPGSSFLGPGGFPEPFTAPGVPGTSTLSDFTPGPPSISYQPNIPGGLLAPEKPPVPPLPTQLPPPGRMEPSHPAVQTGLHNTPSGSQPAPTLHSRSAVARQPLGPPAHTADLVFPPAPSMATAGDGSEPTLDLLPELTNPDELLSYLGPPDLPSSSNDDLLSLFENN, from the exons ATGAGCTCCATGAACCCCATGAAACCCTCGCTGCCGCCTGCGCCCCACGG tgATGGTTCATTTGCATACGAGGCTGTTCCTTGGCAACCAAGCACCAATCAGCCGCCGGGATCCCTCTCCGTGGTAACCACTGTCTGGGGTGTCAGCAACCCCTCCCAGAGCCAG GTTTTTGGCAGCCCcatgggccctggggggagcagctccagcaccccaCTGCTGCCTGGCATGGCAGGCACCAGCTCGGGCATGAGCTCACCACCattcctgccacagcagcctTTCGCCGAGGGGGCGCCAGGGAAGGGGTATGTGCAGCCAAGTGTCTATGGCCGCAACGCCTACCCCACTGGGCCGGGCTTCGCTGCCAG CTACAATGGTGGCCCAAGTGGCCCTGGAGGGATGGGGCTCCCCTCGCACGCCAGCCGGGCCACTGCTGACTTcacccaggcagcagctgctgctgccgtgGCCGcggctgctgccacagccacgGCCACAGCCACGGCAACggtggcagcactgcaggagaaacagagccaggagctgagccAGTACAGCGCG ATGGGCACAGGGCAGTCTTTCAGCAGCCAGTTCCTGCCCCATGCCGGGCCCCGTGGCCCCAACAGCATGAGCCCGGCTGGCATGGCAGGTGTTGTGGCCCCCTCTGGCGTCTCCCCCGTGAGCATGAGCCCAGTGCGGGCGCCCGGGACTGGCCCCCTCTATGGCGGGCAGCGAGTGCCTCAGCACTCCTACCCtggccccccccccccgagccagcagctgccccgCCAGAGCCTCAAGCGGGCGTACTCCAATGAG GGGTACCCAGCACAGCAGTACCTCCAGGGCGGGCAGTACGCTGCAGCTGGTGCCCAGTATGCCCCCAGCGCCCCCCAGTCCTCCGGTCCGTCCCCCTCATACCCTggccacaggctgcagcagagcatgggCCAGTACCTCTCCGCTTCAGGCAGTGCTGGACCCTATTACAAG CCAGCTGACCAGTTCAACGGGCAGAGTGCCAGCTTCAGCACCTACAGCCAAGCAGCCATCAATGGG GATGTCAAGTCACCCTTCCTGGCAGACATGAAGCCCGGCGTTGCCCCCCTGCACCCATCCCCTTCGG GGCCGGCCCCCGGCGAGGAGTTGCGACTGACCTTCCCGGTGCGGGACGGCGTGGTGTTGGAGCCCTTCCGCCTGCAGCACAACCTGGCTGTTAGCAACCACGTCTTCCAGCTCCGTGACTCTGTCTACAAGACCCTCATGATGAG GCCTGACCTGGAGCTGCAGTTCAAGTGCTACCACCACGAGGACCGGCAGATGAACACCAACTGGCCGGCCTCCGTGCAGGTGAGCGTCAATGCCACGCCGCTCACCATTGAACGTGGTGACAACAAGACCTCCCACAAGCCGCTCTACCTGAAGCACGTCTGCCAGCCCGGCAGAAACACTATCCAGATCACTGTCACCgcctgctgctgt TCCCACCTGTTCgtcctgcagctggtgcatCGGCCCTCGGTGCGCTCGGTGCTGCAGGGGCTCATCAAGAAGCGCCTGCTCCCCGCTGAGCACTGCATCACCAAAA TCAAGCGCAACTTCAGCAGTGGGACCATCCCGGGGACACCAGGGCCCAATGGTGAGGACGGTGTGGAGCAGACGGCCATCAAGGTGTCCCTCAAGTGCCCTATCACCTTCCGGAGGATCCAGCTTCCAGCCAGGGGTCATGACTGCCGGCACATACAG TGCTTCGACCTGGAGTCATACCTGCAGCTCAACTGCGAGAGGGGGACATGGCGGTGTCCTGTCTGCAA TAAGACGGCcctgctggaggggctggaggtggaCCAGTACATGCTGGGCATCCTGATCTACATCCAGAA ttCGGAGCATGAGGAGATCACCATCGACCCGACCTGCAGCTGGAAACCTGTCCCAATCAAACCTGATGTCCACATCAAGGAGGAGCCGGAGGGGCCAGCGCTGAAGCGGTGCCGGACACTCAGTCCTGCACACATGGTGCTGCCCAACATCATGGAGATGATCGCGGCCCTGGGGCCTGGCTCTGTGCCCTTCCCGGCATTGTCACAACCTCCAGCAGGGGCTGCCACCGACTACAGCACCCCGG GTTCCAGCTTTCTGGGACCTGGGGGCTTCCCGGAGCCTTTCACTGCCCCTGGCGTCCCTGGCACCTCAACGCTGAGTGACTTCACACCAGGCCCCCCCTCCATCTCCTACCAGCCCAACATCCCAGGCGGCCTTCTGGCCCCTGAGAAGCCTCCTGTGCCCCCTCTGCCCACACAG CTTCCCCCGCCAGGACGAATGGAGCCGTCCCACCCCGCAGTGCAGACGGGGCTGCACAACACTCCCTCGGGCAGCCAGCCGGCCCCCACGCTGCACTCCCGGAGCGCAGTGGCACGGCAACCCCTGGGACCCCCGGCCCACACTGCTGACCTCGTCTTCCCCCCTGCACCCAGCATGGCCACGGCGGGTGATGGTTCGGAGCCTACCCTCGAC ctcctgcccgAGCTGACGAATCCTGACGAGCTGCTCTCCTACCTGGGGCCCCCCgacctccccagcagcagcaacgatgacctcctctccctcttcGAGAATAACTGA
- the ZMIZ2 gene encoding zinc finger MIZ domain-containing protein 2 isoform X1, with amino-acid sequence MSSMNPMKPSLPPAPHGDGSFAYEAVPWQPSTNQPPGSLSVVTTVWGVSNPSQSQVFGSPMGPGGSSSSTPLLPGMAGTSSGMSSPPFLPQQPFAEGAPGKGYVQPSVYGRNAYPTGPGFAASYNGGPSGPGGMGLPSHASRATADFTQAAAAAAVAAAAATATATATATVAALQEKQSQELSQYSAMGTGQSFSSQFLPHAGPRGPNSMSPAGMAGVVAPSGVSPVSMSPVRAPGTGPLYGGQRVPQHSYPGPPPPSQQLPRQSLKRAYSNEGYPAQQYLQGGQYAAAGAQYAPSAPQSSGPSPSYPGHRLQQSMGQYLSASGSAGPYYKPADQFNGQSASFSTYSQAAINGPGRSLPGYPSSPLAGNPTPPMTPGSGIPTYASPGQDVKSPFLADMKPGVAPLHPSPSGPAPGEELRLTFPVRDGVVLEPFRLQHNLAVSNHVFQLRDSVYKTLMMRPDLELQFKCYHHEDRQMNTNWPASVQVSVNATPLTIERGDNKTSHKPLYLKHVCQPGRNTIQITVTACCCSHLFVLQLVHRPSVRSVLQGLIKKRLLPAEHCITKIKRNFSSGTIPGTPGPNGEDGVEQTAIKVSLKCPITFRRIQLPARGHDCRHIQCFDLESYLQLNCERGTWRCPVCNKTALLEGLEVDQYMLGILIYIQNSEHEEITIDPTCSWKPVPIKPDVHIKEEPEGPALKRCRTLSPAHMVLPNIMEMIAALGPGSVPFPALSQPPAGAATDYSTPGSSFLGPGGFPEPFTAPGVPGTSTLSDFTPGPPSISYQPNIPGGLLAPEKPPVPPLPTQLPPPGRMEPSHPAVQTGLHNTPSGSQPAPTLHSRSAVARQPLGPPAHTADLVFPPAPSMATAGDGSEPTLDLLPELTNPDELLSYLGPPDLPSSSNDDLLSLFENN; translated from the exons ATGAGCTCCATGAACCCCATGAAACCCTCGCTGCCGCCTGCGCCCCACGG tgATGGTTCATTTGCATACGAGGCTGTTCCTTGGCAACCAAGCACCAATCAGCCGCCGGGATCCCTCTCCGTGGTAACCACTGTCTGGGGTGTCAGCAACCCCTCCCAGAGCCAG GTTTTTGGCAGCCCcatgggccctggggggagcagctccagcaccccaCTGCTGCCTGGCATGGCAGGCACCAGCTCGGGCATGAGCTCACCACCattcctgccacagcagcctTTCGCCGAGGGGGCGCCAGGGAAGGGGTATGTGCAGCCAAGTGTCTATGGCCGCAACGCCTACCCCACTGGGCCGGGCTTCGCTGCCAG CTACAATGGTGGCCCAAGTGGCCCTGGAGGGATGGGGCTCCCCTCGCACGCCAGCCGGGCCACTGCTGACTTcacccaggcagcagctgctgctgccgtgGCCGcggctgctgccacagccacgGCCACAGCCACGGCAACggtggcagcactgcaggagaaacagagccaggagctgagccAGTACAGCGCG ATGGGCACAGGGCAGTCTTTCAGCAGCCAGTTCCTGCCCCATGCCGGGCCCCGTGGCCCCAACAGCATGAGCCCGGCTGGCATGGCAGGTGTTGTGGCCCCCTCTGGCGTCTCCCCCGTGAGCATGAGCCCAGTGCGGGCGCCCGGGACTGGCCCCCTCTATGGCGGGCAGCGAGTGCCTCAGCACTCCTACCCtggccccccccccccgagccagcagctgccccgCCAGAGCCTCAAGCGGGCGTACTCCAATGAG GGGTACCCAGCACAGCAGTACCTCCAGGGCGGGCAGTACGCTGCAGCTGGTGCCCAGTATGCCCCCAGCGCCCCCCAGTCCTCCGGTCCGTCCCCCTCATACCCTggccacaggctgcagcagagcatgggCCAGTACCTCTCCGCTTCAGGCAGTGCTGGACCCTATTACAAG CCAGCTGACCAGTTCAACGGGCAGAGTGCCAGCTTCAGCACCTACAGCCAAGCAGCCATCAATGGG CCAGGCCGGTCGCTGCCGGGGTACCCCAGCTCGCCGCTGGCCGGGAACCCCACACCACCCATGACGCCAGGCAGCGGCATCCCCACCTATGCGTCCCCTGGTCAGGATGTCAAGTCACCCTTCCTGGCAGACATGAAGCCCGGCGTTGCCCCCCTGCACCCATCCCCTTCGG GGCCGGCCCCCGGCGAGGAGTTGCGACTGACCTTCCCGGTGCGGGACGGCGTGGTGTTGGAGCCCTTCCGCCTGCAGCACAACCTGGCTGTTAGCAACCACGTCTTCCAGCTCCGTGACTCTGTCTACAAGACCCTCATGATGAG GCCTGACCTGGAGCTGCAGTTCAAGTGCTACCACCACGAGGACCGGCAGATGAACACCAACTGGCCGGCCTCCGTGCAGGTGAGCGTCAATGCCACGCCGCTCACCATTGAACGTGGTGACAACAAGACCTCCCACAAGCCGCTCTACCTGAAGCACGTCTGCCAGCCCGGCAGAAACACTATCCAGATCACTGTCACCgcctgctgctgt TCCCACCTGTTCgtcctgcagctggtgcatCGGCCCTCGGTGCGCTCGGTGCTGCAGGGGCTCATCAAGAAGCGCCTGCTCCCCGCTGAGCACTGCATCACCAAAA TCAAGCGCAACTTCAGCAGTGGGACCATCCCGGGGACACCAGGGCCCAATGGTGAGGACGGTGTGGAGCAGACGGCCATCAAGGTGTCCCTCAAGTGCCCTATCACCTTCCGGAGGATCCAGCTTCCAGCCAGGGGTCATGACTGCCGGCACATACAG TGCTTCGACCTGGAGTCATACCTGCAGCTCAACTGCGAGAGGGGGACATGGCGGTGTCCTGTCTGCAA TAAGACGGCcctgctggaggggctggaggtggaCCAGTACATGCTGGGCATCCTGATCTACATCCAGAA ttCGGAGCATGAGGAGATCACCATCGACCCGACCTGCAGCTGGAAACCTGTCCCAATCAAACCTGATGTCCACATCAAGGAGGAGCCGGAGGGGCCAGCGCTGAAGCGGTGCCGGACACTCAGTCCTGCACACATGGTGCTGCCCAACATCATGGAGATGATCGCGGCCCTGGGGCCTGGCTCTGTGCCCTTCCCGGCATTGTCACAACCTCCAGCAGGGGCTGCCACCGACTACAGCACCCCGG GTTCCAGCTTTCTGGGACCTGGGGGCTTCCCGGAGCCTTTCACTGCCCCTGGCGTCCCTGGCACCTCAACGCTGAGTGACTTCACACCAGGCCCCCCCTCCATCTCCTACCAGCCCAACATCCCAGGCGGCCTTCTGGCCCCTGAGAAGCCTCCTGTGCCCCCTCTGCCCACACAG CTTCCCCCGCCAGGACGAATGGAGCCGTCCCACCCCGCAGTGCAGACGGGGCTGCACAACACTCCCTCGGGCAGCCAGCCGGCCCCCACGCTGCACTCCCGGAGCGCAGTGGCACGGCAACCCCTGGGACCCCCGGCCCACACTGCTGACCTCGTCTTCCCCCCTGCACCCAGCATGGCCACGGCGGGTGATGGTTCGGAGCCTACCCTCGAC ctcctgcccgAGCTGACGAATCCTGACGAGCTGCTCTCCTACCTGGGGCCCCCCgacctccccagcagcagcaacgatgacctcctctccctcttcGAGAATAACTGA
- the ZMIZ2 gene encoding zinc finger MIZ domain-containing protein 2 isoform X3 has product MSSMNPMKPSLPPAPHGDGSFAYEAVPWQPSTNQPPGSLSVVTTVWGVSNPSQSQVFGSPMGPGGSSSSTPLLPGMAGTSSGMSSPPFLPQQPFAEGAPGKGYVQPSVYGRNAYPTGPGFAASYNGGPSGPGGMGLPSHASRATADFTQAAAAAAVAAAAATATATATATVAALQEKQSQELSQYSAMGTGQSFSSQFLPHAGPRGPNSMSPAGMAGVVAPSGVSPVSMSPVRAPGTGPLYGGQRVPQHSYPGPPPPSQQLPRQSLKRAYSNEPADQFNGQSASFSTYSQAAINGPGRSLPGYPSSPLAGNPTPPMTPGSGIPTYASPGQDVKSPFLADMKPGVAPLHPSPSGPAPGEELRLTFPVRDGVVLEPFRLQHNLAVSNHVFQLRDSVYKTLMMRPDLELQFKCYHHEDRQMNTNWPASVQVSVNATPLTIERGDNKTSHKPLYLKHVCQPGRNTIQITVTACCCSHLFVLQLVHRPSVRSVLQGLIKKRLLPAEHCITKIKRNFSSGTIPGTPGPNGEDGVEQTAIKVSLKCPITFRRIQLPARGHDCRHIQCFDLESYLQLNCERGTWRCPVCNKTALLEGLEVDQYMLGILIYIQNSEHEEITIDPTCSWKPVPIKPDVHIKEEPEGPALKRCRTLSPAHMVLPNIMEMIAALGPGSVPFPALSQPPAGAATDYSTPGSSFLGPGGFPEPFTAPGVPGTSTLSDFTPGPPSISYQPNIPGGLLAPEKPPVPPLPTQLPPPGRMEPSHPAVQTGLHNTPSGSQPAPTLHSRSAVARQPLGPPAHTADLVFPPAPSMATAGDGSEPTLDLLPELTNPDELLSYLGPPDLPSSSNDDLLSLFENN; this is encoded by the exons ATGAGCTCCATGAACCCCATGAAACCCTCGCTGCCGCCTGCGCCCCACGG tgATGGTTCATTTGCATACGAGGCTGTTCCTTGGCAACCAAGCACCAATCAGCCGCCGGGATCCCTCTCCGTGGTAACCACTGTCTGGGGTGTCAGCAACCCCTCCCAGAGCCAG GTTTTTGGCAGCCCcatgggccctggggggagcagctccagcaccccaCTGCTGCCTGGCATGGCAGGCACCAGCTCGGGCATGAGCTCACCACCattcctgccacagcagcctTTCGCCGAGGGGGCGCCAGGGAAGGGGTATGTGCAGCCAAGTGTCTATGGCCGCAACGCCTACCCCACTGGGCCGGGCTTCGCTGCCAG CTACAATGGTGGCCCAAGTGGCCCTGGAGGGATGGGGCTCCCCTCGCACGCCAGCCGGGCCACTGCTGACTTcacccaggcagcagctgctgctgccgtgGCCGcggctgctgccacagccacgGCCACAGCCACGGCAACggtggcagcactgcaggagaaacagagccaggagctgagccAGTACAGCGCG ATGGGCACAGGGCAGTCTTTCAGCAGCCAGTTCCTGCCCCATGCCGGGCCCCGTGGCCCCAACAGCATGAGCCCGGCTGGCATGGCAGGTGTTGTGGCCCCCTCTGGCGTCTCCCCCGTGAGCATGAGCCCAGTGCGGGCGCCCGGGACTGGCCCCCTCTATGGCGGGCAGCGAGTGCCTCAGCACTCCTACCCtggccccccccccccgagccagcagctgccccgCCAGAGCCTCAAGCGGGCGTACTCCAATGAG CCAGCTGACCAGTTCAACGGGCAGAGTGCCAGCTTCAGCACCTACAGCCAAGCAGCCATCAATGGG CCAGGCCGGTCGCTGCCGGGGTACCCCAGCTCGCCGCTGGCCGGGAACCCCACACCACCCATGACGCCAGGCAGCGGCATCCCCACCTATGCGTCCCCTGGTCAGGATGTCAAGTCACCCTTCCTGGCAGACATGAAGCCCGGCGTTGCCCCCCTGCACCCATCCCCTTCGG GGCCGGCCCCCGGCGAGGAGTTGCGACTGACCTTCCCGGTGCGGGACGGCGTGGTGTTGGAGCCCTTCCGCCTGCAGCACAACCTGGCTGTTAGCAACCACGTCTTCCAGCTCCGTGACTCTGTCTACAAGACCCTCATGATGAG GCCTGACCTGGAGCTGCAGTTCAAGTGCTACCACCACGAGGACCGGCAGATGAACACCAACTGGCCGGCCTCCGTGCAGGTGAGCGTCAATGCCACGCCGCTCACCATTGAACGTGGTGACAACAAGACCTCCCACAAGCCGCTCTACCTGAAGCACGTCTGCCAGCCCGGCAGAAACACTATCCAGATCACTGTCACCgcctgctgctgt TCCCACCTGTTCgtcctgcagctggtgcatCGGCCCTCGGTGCGCTCGGTGCTGCAGGGGCTCATCAAGAAGCGCCTGCTCCCCGCTGAGCACTGCATCACCAAAA TCAAGCGCAACTTCAGCAGTGGGACCATCCCGGGGACACCAGGGCCCAATGGTGAGGACGGTGTGGAGCAGACGGCCATCAAGGTGTCCCTCAAGTGCCCTATCACCTTCCGGAGGATCCAGCTTCCAGCCAGGGGTCATGACTGCCGGCACATACAG TGCTTCGACCTGGAGTCATACCTGCAGCTCAACTGCGAGAGGGGGACATGGCGGTGTCCTGTCTGCAA TAAGACGGCcctgctggaggggctggaggtggaCCAGTACATGCTGGGCATCCTGATCTACATCCAGAA ttCGGAGCATGAGGAGATCACCATCGACCCGACCTGCAGCTGGAAACCTGTCCCAATCAAACCTGATGTCCACATCAAGGAGGAGCCGGAGGGGCCAGCGCTGAAGCGGTGCCGGACACTCAGTCCTGCACACATGGTGCTGCCCAACATCATGGAGATGATCGCGGCCCTGGGGCCTGGCTCTGTGCCCTTCCCGGCATTGTCACAACCTCCAGCAGGGGCTGCCACCGACTACAGCACCCCGG GTTCCAGCTTTCTGGGACCTGGGGGCTTCCCGGAGCCTTTCACTGCCCCTGGCGTCCCTGGCACCTCAACGCTGAGTGACTTCACACCAGGCCCCCCCTCCATCTCCTACCAGCCCAACATCCCAGGCGGCCTTCTGGCCCCTGAGAAGCCTCCTGTGCCCCCTCTGCCCACACAG CTTCCCCCGCCAGGACGAATGGAGCCGTCCCACCCCGCAGTGCAGACGGGGCTGCACAACACTCCCTCGGGCAGCCAGCCGGCCCCCACGCTGCACTCCCGGAGCGCAGTGGCACGGCAACCCCTGGGACCCCCGGCCCACACTGCTGACCTCGTCTTCCCCCCTGCACCCAGCATGGCCACGGCGGGTGATGGTTCGGAGCCTACCCTCGAC ctcctgcccgAGCTGACGAATCCTGACGAGCTGCTCTCCTACCTGGGGCCCCCCgacctccccagcagcagcaacgatgacctcctctccctcttcGAGAATAACTGA
- the PPIA gene encoding peptidyl-prolyl cis-trans isomerase A yields MANPVVFFDIAANGEPLGRVTFELFADKVPKTAENFRALSTGEKGFGYKGSCFHRIIPGFMCQGGDFTRHNGTGGKSIYGEKFPDENFILKHTGPGILSMANAGPNTNGSQFFICTAKTEWLDGKHVVFGRVKEGMNVVEAMERCGSKDGKTSKKITITDCGQLS; encoded by the exons ATGGCAAACCCCGTCGTCTTCTTCGACATCGCCGCCAATGGCGAGCCCCTGGGTCGCGTCACCTTCGAG CTGTTTGCAGACAAGGTCCCGAAGACAGCAG aaAACTTCCGTGCTCTGAGCACTGGTGAGAAGGGATTTGGCTACAAGGGGTCctgctttcacagaatcattccTGGGTTCATGTGCCAG GGTGGTGACTTCACGCGTCACAATGGCACTGGAGGCAAATCCATCTATGGGGAGAAGTTCCCTGATGAGAACTTCATCCTGAAGCACACGGGCCCTGGTATCCTGTCGATGGCCAATGCTGGCCCCAACACGAACGGCTCCCAGTTCTTCATCTGCACTGCTAAGACCGAGTG GTTGGATGGCAAGCATGTCGTCTTCGGCCGCGTCAAGGAGGGGATGAATGTGGTGGAGGCCATGGAGCGCTGTGGCTCCAAAGATGGCAAAACGAGCAAGAAGATCACCATCACTGACTGCGGGCAGCTCTCGTAA